Within Spinacia oleracea cultivar Varoflay chromosome 4, BTI_SOV_V1, whole genome shotgun sequence, the genomic segment ATCTAGGGGTGGCAATGGCTCAGGTTTGGATCGGGTCAAGCTCAATCGGCATCCATCCATGACATTTTCAACCGTCATCCAACCATCCATCATCCGTATAATTCTCAATCCACATCAGATCCATCCATCATCCACGGGTAATTCGGGTCGGTCGGGAGATAATCGGGTGTTAAACATTTGACGGTACATAAAAACTACATAAATACACACATGTTGCAGTTAGGAATAATTAATCCACATATAGTCCACATGACTTTTTTTCCATTTTGAAACACCATACAACCATAGCATTAGTTTTAGAAATATTTAGATTTATCTTTGCATAATCCTAGTAAGGGAACGCAATATTTTGTGTTACGCTTATGTCTAGTATAATTTTATGttcaataaatttaaaaaaatttaagtaaattgaacaaaaaataaataatacaacTAATTTAATTGGTTGATGGATCGGGTGAAGGATCGGGTGGTTGGTTGGATGCACCTTCATCCATATTCAACCCACCCATCATCCGATCAATACTTCATTCATTAACCATCCGCTTCTTTACGGATCGCGGGGGTGGATATCCATCGGATTCGGAAAGAATTACAAGCTCTACCTCCAACCCCCAAAAACTACTTCTGGAATAATTAAAAGTAGGATTTACTTTTACTAACTACTTAGTTAAGGATTACTATTTAAGGGATgtgtttaaaatatttattattatttattgtttaaaaAACCCTAATGCCTTTGAATTAAGAAAAGCAAGCAATATACAAGTGCAGTAACAGAAATTTAATCAAAATTTCTATTGCTGTATGGAGTCAAGATTGTGTAAGACTGTTCTAATATCAGGTCTCTCAGATGCTGGGAGAATGCATCTCAGAGCAATCTGCAGCATTTTATCAACTGTTGTATGCTCGGTTTCAGATGCATTTTTACCTAAGATTTCTTTATCAAAACAATCAGTAGCGCGGTTATCAGACACCAACATTTTCACCCAATCTGTCAAGTCAACGGCACCTTGATTTGCAGAAACTATCTCAGCTGAGCTTCTTCCAGTTAAAAGCTCCATCAAAATAACTCCAAAACCATATACATCGCTCTTTAAAGATGGACATGGTTCGCTTGAGTTGATGAATTCAGGTGGAAGGTAACCTAGAGCACCTGCATTAAGGACCTGGTCAGCAATGCCAGTTGGTGTCATTAGCCGGTGGAGACCATAGTCTGTGACGAGTACACTCTCTACCAAAGGATGTATAAGAATGTTTGTAGACTTGAGGTTGCCATGAGGTATGGCTTTCTCATTGTGAAGGTAATCTAAACATTGGGCAACATCTCTTGCTGCTTTCACTCGTTTCATTAAGGACAAACACGGGACTTGTTTTCGTTCTGGTCCTGTCACATAAGTGGTTCTGTTACATATTGgctaaacataaataaataacaaaagaaAGACATTGATGATATAGAAAAAAAATCTGATGAAATAATAAGGTTACCTTGTATGTAGATGCCTAAGCATGGTGCATTAAAGTAATTTGAAACAATCAACTTCTCATGCTCCCTTGGACCCCAGTAAATGCCCTGGAGAGATACCAGATTTGGATGTCTAACATTTCCTAGCTTTTTGGCTTCCCTTGCAAACTCTTTTCTTCCTTTTGCTATCCCTTCTTTCAGTCTTTTTATGACTAACATATGGCCATTGTCAAGTGCAGCTCTGTATAGAATTCCATGGCAACTTCTCCCAATGACTTCAGCAGGAGCACGTGAGAGCTGTTCAGCAGTTAGCACCAAAGACCCATCAAAGATATGTAAATCCCCAGCAAGTTGGTCTGGCGAACCAATCTTAACTGCACCAAGATTCTGGAATACAATTTGGCCTTTGGCAGGCGATTGATTTGAAGATGATATCTCACCATGTTTTCTACTTGATTCCAGATCTTTGCACTTTGTTACATTGGATGTAGAGCTTCCTAGTGCAGCTGTAGCTTCCATCTTTGATCCCTGACCTGAGCTAGGTGAATTTGATGATGGATCAATACTTTTCAAGGACGCTGTTGTACTTGGGAGCGAAGATGGCCTACTCTTATTCTCACTTTGCCCTATCTTATCTGTTTCAGAATGCTTCTTCACCTTATTCCTGTAATACATTATCAGCCATAAAAGAACTAGAACAACAGCACCACCAATTAGACCAGCAATAATGGATGCAACAGCTTGATTCCGGCTATGATGACGACTTGAATTCATGCTTAAGTTACTTCCAGGTGAACCAGGGAATATCAGTAGTGAATTACCAGGATGAAATGAGGCATCTGCAAACCTTCTAAGATTCCCAGGCACAATACCTGAAAGGTTATTGTAAGAAACATTGAGTCCAGTTAACTGCTCTGAAAGATTACTTGGGATGCTGCCCGCAAAATTGTTACTGGACAGGTCGAGATATTGTAAGTTGTGGAAATTGCTTATTTCAATAGGAAAATCACCACTTAAATAGTTATGTGATAAATCCAATGACAATAAGCTAAAATTGTATGAAGCTAAATTATCAATTTCTGATCCTGCTTCAAGAGGGACAATTCCACTGAAATTGTTGTGCGACAGGTTAAGACTGGTAAATTTCGTCCAACTGAATACACTTGGGAGGAATCCACTCAGCAAATTATAGCTTAGATCAATGAATTTTAGCTCAGGGTATGTGCCTAGATTGGTTGGGAGACCCCCTTCAACTGAGTTGTTGGATACCTTGAGAGAAGTCAGTCTCAAAAACTGACAAGTTTTACTTGGAAAAATCCCTGTCAAAGAATTAGAACTTAAATCAACAACCTCTACATCACTTCCCCAATGTTGAATCCTTGAGAGGTTTCCTGAAAACTTATTGTTGCTAAGGTCTATGGTAACACAATGCCCAATCTTCAGGGGCAAGGAGCCTGAAAGTTGATTTGAAGATAAGTTTAGACTCCTCAAGTTCGTAGATGTAATACTTCCCACCAGCCctgaaacaaattaaatatattgAGACATATGCATCCTAGAGGGGAAAAAAGTGTCAACTAGAAAAATGAATGCAAGATACAGTAGTGTTGGCCTTTTTAATAGCATGAAAAATTGGGGCATCCATatcccctggttgctctttATCTATTACTCACCTGCTGGAGAAGTGGCTCATATTTTTATTGAAGACAAGCATTTTACACTAGTATCATAACTAACCCTTCGAGAGAGAATGGTCAAAGGATTAAGGGCCTTCATGAAAAAATAATCTGAATATTTCATTTTCATCACTATTCATAGGTGTAAACAAAAGCCGAATGTGTATAATTCAGTTACATGGCTGCAACATAACCTGATAAGGGTATCCATATTAATTAGCCTTAATCTTGTTGTAATTTGATTTCCAGAAGATTACTTTTGGCAGGAAAATTAGTTAGCCTCCTGATTTTAAGGGAAACTGTTACTTAATTGTGATCAGCTGTCTACTTCTGTCAGCTTATGTACTTAGCAAATATAGACCAAGTATAGGATGTAACCATTCATTCAATAATAATCACAAGTTCATTCACTCTCATCTCATATTCTCtcaatttctctctctataTTCAAAGAGTTCAGTCTTCTATCTTAGCAATGCAGCATAACCCCATTAGCAAGAATAAGGAACCATTTGCAAGGTAGACATTTCTTTTCTTTGTGACTACTTTGCCTGCTTACATGGTTATACCATTTGCACACATTTGTGCATAAGACCAGTTGGCGTTCATACAATCAAGCTTCAGTTTGAATAAATAGATCACTAAAACAGTTCTTAAAATTGTTTTTAAAAGTAGGCCTTGCATTTAGGAAAGAGAAGGTGCATATAATATTTATAGCTTTTCAGCAATTACCTTGAAGCTGGTTAAGGCTGAGATCCAGCTCTGATAAGACCATTGAACTATCTTGCAAAAGCACTTCTGGAAGAGGCCCTGATAACATATTGCTTCCAAGTAGAAGAACACGAAGAGAGACAACGAAATTGAAAGAAGGTATGGTACCATTAATCTGATTATAGCTAGCATCAAACACCTCAAGGCTGTCAAAAAATGGCGTCCCGTCATGGGAGAAGAGCTCTCCTACCAAAGCATTATGACTGACATTTAAATACTGAATATTGGAAACAAAGC encodes:
- the LOC110802915 gene encoding probable inactive receptor kinase At5g10020 translates to MQTFFWVIFVWVQLALAGSDFNALLELKKGIKNGPNGILDSWNAKSLASDGCPEGWHGVSCRKGNVESIMLNDAGLIGEIDFETISSLKLLRNLSISNNQLSGSILEISSLESLENLDLSRNSFRGLMPSNITRLKNLVSVNLSTNNFEGVVPSGFLELKNLKYLDLHSNKFSGDVMSLISKVGGLFVLDLSCNQFNGQLDIGLGRPSFVSNIQYLNVSHNALVGELFSHDGTPFFDSLEVFDASYNQINGTIPSFNFVVSLRVLLLGSNMLSGPLPEVLLQDSSMVLSELDLSLNQLQGLVGSITSTNLRSLNLSSNQLSGSLPLKIGHCVTIDLSNNKFSGNLSRIQHWGSDVEVVDLSSNSLTGIFPSKTCQFLRLTSLKVSNNSVEGGLPTNLGTYPELKFIDLSYNLLSGFLPSVFSWTKFTSLNLSHNNFSGIVPLEAGSEIDNLASYNFSLLSLDLSHNYLSGDFPIEISNFHNLQYLDLSSNNFAGSIPSNLSEQLTGLNVSYNNLSGIVPGNLRRFADASFHPGNSLLIFPGSPGSNLSMNSSRHHSRNQAVASIIAGLIGGAVVLVLLWLIMYYRNKVKKHSETDKIGQSENKSRPSSLPSTTASLKSIDPSSNSPSSGQGSKMEATAALGSSTSNVTKCKDLESSRKHGEISSSNQSPAKGQIVFQNLGAVKIGSPDQLAGDLHIFDGSLVLTAEQLSRAPAEVIGRSCHGILYRAALDNGHMLVIKRLKEGIAKGRKEFAREAKKLGNVRHPNLVSLQGIYWGPREHEKLIVSNYFNAPCLGIYIQGPERKQVPCLSLMKRVKAARDVAQCLDYLHNEKAIPHGNLKSTNILIHPLVESVLVTDYGLHRLMTPTGIADQVLNAGALGYLPPEFINSSEPCPSLKSDVYGFGVILMELLTGRSSAEIVSANQGAVDLTDWVKMLVSDNRATDCFDKEILGKNASETEHTTVDKMLQIALRCILPASERPDIRTVLHNLDSIQQ